A genomic window from Maridesulfovibrio sp. includes:
- a CDS encoding glutamate synthase-related protein — protein MLFKKFSSTFHEFRIVRDPNLCIDCKLCIKQCSYEAHFWDTAREKVAHDNRKCIGCHRCAAMCPTAALTIKLNESDFRPNATWRPEFVRNIYNQAESGGVLLTGMGSPVDIPVYWDSLLLDASQVTNPSIDPLREPMELKTFLGFKPDRVEVAFDADGNPELKSGQTPQIELSTPITFAGMSFGAINYNLHLAMAMAAKELNTVYNTGEGGLHRSLYEYGQWTIVQVASGRFGVHSDYLNAGVGIEIKVGQGAKPGIGGHLPGEKINGMISETRMIPPGSDAISPAPHHDIYSIEDLLQLIFALKEATEYRVPVAVKIAAVHNVAAIASGVVRAGADILTIDGMKGGTGAAPAMTRDNVGIPIELALASVDQRLRDEGIRSRASIIAGGGFRCSGDVIKAIALGADAVNIGTAALVAVGCTLCGRCYTGKCPWGIATNDKKLAKRQNPEIAAERLVNLVRGWSHEIEEMLGGMGLNSIESLRGNRDKLRAVGLTEAEMNILGVKHAGR, from the coding sequence TCATGAATTTCGCATAGTACGCGACCCGAACCTGTGCATAGACTGTAAACTGTGTATCAAGCAGTGTTCCTACGAAGCTCATTTCTGGGACACAGCCCGTGAAAAAGTTGCCCACGATAACCGCAAATGTATCGGCTGCCACCGTTGCGCCGCCATGTGTCCCACAGCGGCACTGACGATTAAACTGAATGAATCTGATTTCAGGCCCAACGCGACATGGCGTCCTGAATTCGTCCGCAACATTTATAATCAGGCAGAAAGTGGCGGGGTGCTGCTGACCGGTATGGGAAGCCCGGTGGATATCCCTGTCTACTGGGACAGTTTGCTGCTGGACGCCAGCCAGGTAACAAACCCTTCCATTGATCCTTTGCGTGAGCCTATGGAATTGAAGACTTTTCTTGGGTTCAAGCCGGACCGGGTAGAAGTCGCGTTTGATGCTGATGGAAATCCTGAATTAAAAAGCGGGCAGACTCCACAGATTGAATTATCTACCCCGATAACCTTTGCGGGGATGTCTTTCGGGGCTATCAACTACAACCTGCATTTGGCCATGGCCATGGCGGCTAAGGAGTTGAACACGGTTTACAACACCGGGGAAGGCGGCCTGCACAGGTCTCTCTATGAATACGGACAATGGACCATCGTACAGGTTGCATCCGGGCGTTTTGGTGTACACAGCGATTATCTGAACGCCGGGGTCGGCATTGAAATCAAGGTCGGGCAGGGCGCGAAGCCGGGTATCGGCGGCCACCTGCCGGGAGAGAAAATTAATGGTATGATCTCTGAGACACGCATGATTCCGCCGGGTTCGGATGCTATTTCACCAGCACCTCATCATGATATATATTCAATTGAAGATTTATTGCAGCTTATTTTTGCGCTTAAAGAAGCAACGGAATACCGGGTTCCTGTGGCGGTAAAGATTGCTGCGGTCCACAATGTTGCAGCCATTGCCTCCGGCGTGGTCCGTGCCGGTGCGGATATTTTGACCATCGACGGCATGAAGGGCGGAACCGGAGCAGCCCCGGCCATGACTCGTGATAATGTTGGCATTCCTATAGAGCTGGCTCTTGCCAGTGTTGACCAGCGTTTGCGTGATGAGGGTATCCGTTCCAGAGCCTCGATTATTGCCGGCGGCGGGTTTCGTTGCAGCGGCGATGTTATCAAGGCCATTGCGTTGGGAGCGGATGCTGTCAATATAGGGACTGCGGCTTTGGTTGCGGTTGGATGTACCCTTTGCGGGCGTTGCTATACCGGGAAATGTCCTTGGGGTATCGCTACGAATGACAAGAAGCTGGCAAAACGCCAGAACCCGGAAATCGCAGCGGAACGGCTGGTCAACCTCGTGCGTGGCTGGTCGCATGAAATTGAGGAGATGCTCGGCGGTATGGGCCTCAATTCAATTGAAAGCCTGCGCGGTAACAGGGATAAGCTTAGAGCCGTTGGGCTGACTGAGGCAGAAATGAATATTTTAGGCGTCAAACACGCTGGAAGGTAA
- a CDS encoding 4Fe-4S dicluster domain-containing protein, translating into MKRIYPDKEFCIGCCLCEMACLAAHSKENDLILAYNKERAEGLVSRKRVIENCDVYVSISCRHCEDPECVPVCISGALTKDEVTGVTVYEADKCVGCWSCIMACPYGTIQRDKYNSKIIKCDLCAGRENGPACVEACPNRALKYEER; encoded by the coding sequence ATGAAACGTATCTACCCTGACAAGGAATTTTGCATAGGTTGTTGTCTTTGTGAGATGGCCTGCCTTGCAGCCCATTCTAAAGAAAATGATCTTATCCTTGCATATAATAAAGAGCGTGCTGAAGGTCTGGTTTCCCGTAAGCGGGTGATTGAGAATTGTGATGTATATGTATCCATCAGCTGTAGACATTGCGAAGATCCGGAGTGCGTCCCGGTTTGTATCTCAGGTGCTTTGACCAAAGACGAGGTAACGGGAGTTACTGTCTATGAAGCAGACAAATGCGTAGGCTGCTGGTCCTGCATTATGGCATGTCCATACGGGACCATTCAGCGCGATAAATATAACAGCAAGATCATTAAGTGTGACCTTTGCGCAGGAAGGGAAAACGGACCTGCTTGCGTTGAAGCTTGTCCTAACCGTGCCTTGAAGTACGAGGAGAGGTAA
- a CDS encoding FAD-dependent oxidoreductase, whose protein sequence is MTYVIIGNGIASLGAIDGIRKYDRINPITVIGLENTAAYGKPLTSYLLAGRINPEGMSLRTDNYYKNKDVSLKLATQITHIDLENRVLLTSCGDKIPYTKLLIATGGKPYVPDVRGVEGDGVYNFTDAKDAYRLIDSVKDLKRAVVIGGGLIGLKAAESLYNRGVEVAVLESGERILHLAYDAEAAGLISRRVESAGMPVRCGVRGEQIVRDKSGKLRGILLNDKSFLEADAIVIAIGVVSRIRLAEQAGLAVDKGIVVDDNMFTGADGVYAAGDVAQARDVIFDKDKVVPVWSNAYTQGYYAGRNMAGNNSKYPGTMSMSSISFFGLPTISVGEVNPDLENTDYEIYTFFDEPKQSYRKLVFKREQLVGYVLVGDIDFAGMYTSFIKFKFKVDSQTRKRLSEGEPDVLMWPDDFFNKAWNPES, encoded by the coding sequence ATGACTTATGTGATTATCGGAAATGGAATTGCTTCGTTGGGAGCCATTGACGGCATCAGGAAATATGACCGGATTAACCCAATTACCGTGATCGGGTTGGAGAATACAGCGGCCTATGGAAAACCGCTCACCTCATATCTGCTTGCCGGGCGTATCAATCCTGAAGGAATGTCCCTTCGTACCGATAATTATTACAAAAACAAGGATGTCAGCCTTAAGCTGGCAACACAGATTACCCATATTGACCTTGAAAATCGTGTCTTGTTGACTTCATGCGGGGATAAAATTCCGTATACGAAACTGCTTATTGCAACCGGGGGTAAGCCTTATGTTCCTGATGTCAGAGGCGTTGAAGGGGATGGTGTTTATAATTTTACAGACGCTAAAGATGCTTACCGTTTGATTGACTCAGTGAAGGACCTGAAGCGTGCCGTGGTTATAGGTGGTGGATTGATAGGTTTGAAGGCCGCAGAATCTTTGTATAACAGGGGTGTAGAAGTAGCTGTTCTTGAGAGTGGCGAACGAATCCTGCATCTGGCCTATGACGCAGAAGCCGCAGGATTGATAAGTAGACGAGTGGAGAGTGCCGGAATGCCTGTTCGTTGCGGAGTTCGCGGCGAGCAGATTGTCAGGGATAAGTCTGGAAAGCTGCGTGGAATATTGCTTAATGACAAAAGTTTTCTTGAAGCTGATGCCATTGTTATAGCCATCGGTGTTGTATCCAGAATAAGGCTTGCAGAGCAGGCCGGGCTTGCTGTTGATAAAGGTATTGTCGTTGATGATAATATGTTTACCGGAGCAGATGGTGTATACGCAGCCGGAGATGTCGCTCAGGCCCGTGATGTTATTTTCGATAAGGATAAGGTCGTTCCGGTCTGGTCCAATGCCTATACTCAGGGATACTATGCCGGGCGCAACATGGCAGGTAACAACTCCAAGTATCCCGGAACCATGTCCATGAGTTCCATCAGTTTTTTCGGTCTGCCGACCATCTCAGTTGGTGAGGTAAATCCTGATCTCGAAAACACGGACTATGAAATTTATACTTTTTTTGATGAACCGAAACAGAGCTACCGCAAGCTTGTTTTCAAAAGAGAACAACTGGTCGGTTATGTGCTGGTCGGTGATATCGATTTTGCGGGTATGTACACCTCATTTATAAAATTCAAATTCAAAGTAGATTCCCAGACGAGAAAACGGCTTAGTGAAGGCGAACCGGATGTTCTCATGTGGCCGGATGATTTTTTTAACAAGGCATGGAATCCGGAGAGTTAG
- a CDS encoding glutamine amidotransferase family protein has protein sequence MKAPDNYHDFEKDISGCGVFGVISKRRECIPGDIPIRAMACMHDRGNGLGGGFAAYGVYPDLADKYCLQLLCDNQHALDKAEAIIKIFFDITESEPIRTRKVLSIPDPPVVWRYFVYPKELRPQSPFSAGDEADYIVGVVMMINKEVPGAFVLSSGKNMGAFKGVGYPEDIAEFYRLDEYAAYLWTGHNRFPTNTPGWWGGAHPFTILDWSIVHNGEISSYGINRRYLCTHGYECTMNTDTEVVAYLIDLLVRKHGLSRKLASSVFAPPFWEEIEKMGKREKKLYSALRTTYASAMLNGPFAILVADSDSLWGLNDRIKLRPLVVASKGDRVFMASEESAIRVVCPDLDEVWMPKAGEPVIVQADG, from the coding sequence ATGAAAGCACCAGATAATTATCATGATTTTGAAAAGGACATATCCGGCTGTGGTGTGTTCGGTGTAATCAGCAAGCGCCGCGAATGTATTCCCGGCGACATTCCCATCCGGGCCATGGCCTGCATGCATGACCGCGGCAACGGGCTGGGGGGCGGTTTTGCGGCTTACGGGGTTTATCCTGATCTTGCGGACAAATATTGTTTACAACTGCTTTGCGATAACCAGCATGCTCTCGATAAGGCCGAAGCTATTATCAAAATATTTTTTGACATAACAGAGTCCGAACCGATCAGGACACGCAAGGTTTTGAGTATCCCGGACCCGCCCGTGGTCTGGCGGTACTTTGTCTATCCTAAAGAGTTGCGGCCCCAGTCCCCGTTCAGCGCCGGGGATGAAGCAGACTACATAGTCGGTGTGGTCATGATGATAAATAAGGAAGTTCCGGGAGCTTTTGTTCTTTCCAGCGGTAAGAATATGGGTGCCTTCAAAGGTGTTGGCTATCCAGAGGATATTGCGGAATTTTACAGGCTGGATGAATATGCGGCGTATTTATGGACCGGGCATAACCGTTTCCCAACCAATACGCCGGGCTGGTGGGGCGGAGCGCATCCGTTTACAATTCTGGATTGGTCCATTGTGCATAACGGGGAAATTTCGTCATACGGTATTAATAGGCGGTACCTTTGTACCCACGGGTATGAATGTACCATGAATACTGATACGGAAGTTGTTGCATACTTAATTGATTTGCTGGTACGTAAGCACGGTTTGAGCCGGAAACTTGCTTCTTCTGTTTTTGCTCCGCCTTTCTGGGAGGAGATCGAAAAAATGGGTAAGCGGGAGAAAAAGCTTTACAGTGCACTTAGAACCACATACGCAAGTGCGATGTTGAATGGTCCGTTCGCTATTTTGGTGGCGGATTCCGATAGCCTGTGGGGGCTTAATGATCGTATTAAGCTGCGGCCCCTTGTTGTTGCCAGCAAAGGTGACAGGGTTTTTATGGCCAGTGAAGAAAGTGCCATAAGGGTGGTTTGTCCTGACCTTGATGAGGTCTGGATGCCCAAGGCCGGGGAACCGGTCATAGTTCAGGCGGACGGGTAA
- the yajC gene encoding preprotein translocase subunit YajC, which translates to MFFADVAHAMGAAGQQAQGGPMGALGSFLPLILMFAIFYFLLIRPQQKKAKEHKAMLDAIQRGDRVLTAGGIYGRVTAVDGDELTVELAEGLQVKVERSFVSNLANPAKKQEKKDK; encoded by the coding sequence ATGTTTTTTGCAGATGTCGCACATGCGATGGGTGCAGCCGGACAGCAGGCTCAGGGCGGGCCTATGGGTGCACTTGGTTCTTTTCTCCCCCTCATCCTCATGTTTGCAATTTTCTATTTTCTGCTTATCAGACCGCAGCAGAAAAAAGCCAAAGAACACAAAGCAATGCTGGATGCAATCCAGAGGGGTGACCGTGTTCTCACCGCAGGCGGTATCTATGGCCGTGTAACTGCTGTTGATGGCGATGAATTAACCGTGGAGCTTGCAGAAGGCCTGCAGGTCAAGGTTGAAAGATCTTTTGTTTCAAATCTCGCAAACCCTGCGAAGAAACAAGAAAAGAAAGATAAATAA
- the secD gene encoding protein translocase subunit SecD — MNGSLRWKIVLTLLVVVLGVAYLLPSLPAVQNSGMARFLPDDKISLGLDLKGGIHLTLGVDMDKAMDNNLARMGDDLKAVAREEGVIVLKPEVVDGKRIEAVLLKEAQKEKLEKIVKDSFGNLTILSSSVKPDGKVTYVFAPTPEYKKYLTKLIMDQAIKTIRNRIDQFGVAEPDIRKQEGNRILVQLPGMQDPERAIKIIGKTAHLEFKLVDDTADLKKAAQGIIPPGREVTVIRHRLADGSYVEKPIVLRKEAMLTGEFITDAQTRFDQFNQPYVTLNFNSRGARIFERVTGENIKKQMAIVLDGKVYSAPTIQDKIPGGRASISGSFSTDEAHDLAIVLRAGSLPAPVKILEQRTVGPSLGQESIDKGISAAIVGSALVLVFMFAYYGFGGFVADVVLVLNVILILAGLAAFGATLTLPGIAGIILTIGMAVDANVIIFERIREELRRGLTAKAAIVEGYSRATLTILDANITTVIAAVILYQFGTGPVRGFAVTLTLGIITSMFTAIFVTRILFDLYTSKRAADAPLNI; from the coding sequence ATGAACGGGAGTCTTCGTTGGAAAATAGTCCTGACCCTGCTTGTAGTTGTGCTTGGAGTTGCTTACCTCCTGCCTTCACTGCCTGCGGTTCAGAATTCGGGAATGGCTCGCTTCCTGCCTGATGACAAAATCAGTTTGGGACTTGACCTTAAAGGCGGAATCCACCTCACACTTGGTGTTGATATGGATAAAGCCATGGACAACAACCTTGCCCGCATGGGAGACGACCTGAAGGCCGTAGCCCGCGAGGAAGGCGTAATTGTATTGAAGCCTGAAGTTGTAGATGGCAAGAGAATCGAAGCGGTTCTTCTTAAAGAAGCCCAAAAGGAAAAATTGGAAAAGATTGTCAAGGATTCCTTCGGTAACCTGACCATCCTCAGCTCTTCAGTGAAGCCTGACGGCAAAGTCACTTACGTTTTTGCTCCCACTCCGGAATATAAAAAGTACCTGACCAAGCTTATTATGGATCAGGCGATTAAAACCATCCGTAACCGCATTGACCAGTTCGGTGTTGCCGAGCCGGATATCCGCAAACAGGAGGGCAACCGTATTCTGGTACAGCTCCCCGGTATGCAGGATCCCGAAAGGGCAATTAAAATTATCGGTAAAACTGCCCATCTTGAGTTCAAACTGGTTGACGATACCGCTGATCTCAAAAAGGCCGCACAGGGCATTATTCCCCCGGGCCGGGAAGTTACGGTCATCAGACATAGACTTGCTGACGGTTCTTATGTTGAAAAACCTATAGTTCTCAGAAAAGAAGCTATGCTGACCGGTGAGTTCATCACCGACGCTCAGACCCGTTTCGACCAGTTCAACCAGCCTTACGTCACCCTGAACTTCAACAGCAGGGGCGCAAGAATTTTTGAACGTGTGACCGGTGAAAACATCAAAAAGCAGATGGCGATTGTACTGGACGGAAAAGTCTACTCAGCGCCTACCATTCAGGACAAAATTCCCGGTGGACGTGCTTCCATTTCCGGCAGCTTCTCCACAGACGAGGCACATGACCTCGCTATTGTTCTGCGTGCCGGTTCCCTGCCTGCTCCTGTTAAAATCCTTGAGCAGAGAACAGTCGGTCCTTCCTTGGGACAGGAATCCATTGATAAAGGTATCTCCGCAGCTATCGTAGGTAGTGCGCTTGTACTTGTCTTCATGTTTGCCTACTACGGTTTTGGCGGATTTGTAGCCGACGTTGTGCTGGTTCTTAACGTAATACTGATTCTCGCAGGTCTGGCTGCTTTCGGCGCCACACTGACCCTGCCCGGTATTGCCGGTATTATCCTGACTATCGGTATGGCTGTTGATGCGAACGTCATTATCTTCGAACGTATACGTGAAGAATTGAGAAGGGGACTGACCGCCAAGGCCGCAATTGTCGAAGGCTACAGCAGGGCGACCCTGACCATTCTGGACGCGAACATCACCACTGTGATCGCCGCAGTTATTCTTTACCAGTTCGGTACCGGGCCGGTGCGCGGTTTCGCGGTAACACTTACTCTGGGTATCATTACCTCTATGTTTACCGCCATTTTCGTAACCCGCATCTTGTTTGATCTTTACACCTCCAAGCGTGCTGCCGATGCGCCGCTGAACATCTAA
- the secF gene encoding protein translocase subunit SecF, translating to MGLQIIKPDTKIDFIGSKTKAFIISALLILLGIGSLIVNGGPKYGIDFAGGIVVQVKFDNQVEVKAVKTALKDANLPGLVVQRFGHADDNEILLRTSSSEISSSEVRANITAGLESGMNGTGFEIQRLEMVGPKVGADLRTKALEALFYAVLLIAIYISGRFEQRWFAAAIMAGSLFAGITALQMLGMSTTVLIFGALLITVGLCWYLKLNYALGAIVALIHDVVITVGIFSLLGKEFDLTIIAALLTIIGYSLNDTIIVFDRIRENMYSKISDSLAETINISINQTLSRTILTSGTTLLVVAALFALGGGVIHDFALALLIGVGVGTYSSIFVASPILLGFGANIGEQTSNKSEEVEAA from the coding sequence ATGGGATTGCAGATAATTAAACCCGATACCAAGATTGATTTTATCGGATCTAAAACAAAAGCGTTCATTATTTCAGCTTTGCTGATCCTGCTTGGGATCGGTTCTTTGATCGTGAACGGTGGACCAAAGTACGGTATTGATTTTGCCGGCGGTATTGTGGTTCAGGTTAAATTTGATAATCAAGTGGAAGTAAAAGCTGTAAAAACAGCTCTCAAGGATGCCAATCTTCCCGGATTGGTTGTCCAGAGGTTTGGTCATGCTGATGATAATGAAATCCTGCTCAGGACTTCATCTTCAGAAATAAGTTCTTCTGAAGTTCGTGCGAATATTACTGCCGGCCTTGAGTCTGGTATGAATGGAACCGGATTTGAGATTCAGCGTCTTGAAATGGTTGGTCCTAAAGTTGGAGCCGACCTGAGAACCAAAGCTCTTGAAGCATTGTTCTACGCAGTTCTACTTATCGCTATTTATATCTCCGGCCGTTTTGAGCAGCGTTGGTTTGCTGCCGCGATAATGGCCGGTAGTCTCTTTGCCGGTATCACCGCATTGCAGATGCTGGGGATGTCTACAACTGTACTGATTTTCGGTGCGTTGCTGATTACTGTCGGCCTCTGCTGGTACTTGAAGCTGAACTATGCACTGGGTGCTATTGTGGCACTTATCCATGATGTCGTGATTACTGTCGGTATCTTCTCTCTGCTCGGCAAAGAGTTCGACCTGACAATCATCGCCGCACTGCTGACCATTATCGGTTACTCCCTGAACGATACCATTATCGTTTTTGACCGTATCCGTGAGAATATGTATAGCAAGATCAGTGACTCTCTTGCGGAAACCATTAACATCAGTATCAACCAGACATTGAGCAGAACGATTCTTACTTCCGGCACCACCCTGCTGGTAGTAGCGGCTCTGTTTGCACTGGGCGGTGGCGTAATCCACGATTTCGCCCTTGCACTTCTCATCGGTGTAGGCGTTGGTACTTATTCCTCTATCTTTGTTGCCAGCCCCATTCTGCTTGGATTCGGTGCCAACATTGGTGAGCAGACCAGTAATAAATCCGAAGAAGTTGAAGCCGCATAG
- a CDS encoding aldehyde ferredoxin oxidoreductase C-terminal domain-containing protein → MPRILRINTRTKEFKFEELGDLAGLGGRALTSRVVNTEVPGDCHPLSAENKLVWAAGILAGSGAANSGRLSCGAKSPLTGGIKESNSGGQFAQVLPRLDIQAIIFEDKPEMDSPFSIIEIYADRVEFKDATPIVGMDNYPAHEELKKMYGAKAVTALAGPAGEQCLAASTIQFSDPHLNPARSAGRGGMGAVMGSKKIKAVVLDPEAKGRVKPVDEEAFKVARKRWLEILMGHPVTSEGLPAFGTAILVNIINEAGALPTKNFRYGRFDDVADISGEKIAEVIESRGGKTKEGCHTGCVIQCSQRYNDKDGNYLTSGFEYETVWGFGANCLINDIDDIATMDRICDEKGIDTIEMGCTMAVAMDGGILEWGDSKAGIELLKKVGSSDAMGRIIGNGADFAGQAFGVDRIPTVKGQGLPAYDPRSVKGVGVTYATTPMGGDHTAGYAVATNILKVGGDVDPLSKEGQIELSKNLQIATATIDGLGLCLFVAFAVLDTEDAVQCMCDLVAATHGIEFTTDDFIALGVNTLKDELDFNRKAGFTKSDDQLPRFFSEEKLEPHNTVWEYTVEELQAAKV, encoded by the coding sequence ATGCCCAGAATCCTTAGAATTAATACCCGCACTAAAGAGTTTAAATTTGAAGAACTCGGAGATCTGGCAGGGCTTGGCGGACGCGCCTTAACTTCCAGAGTTGTTAACACCGAAGTTCCCGGCGATTGTCATCCTCTTTCCGCGGAAAACAAACTTGTTTGGGCTGCCGGTATCCTCGCAGGTTCCGGTGCTGCAAACTCCGGTAGACTTTCTTGCGGTGCAAAGTCTCCTTTGACTGGCGGTATCAAAGAAAGCAACTCCGGCGGGCAGTTTGCACAAGTTTTACCCCGTCTTGATATTCAGGCGATTATTTTTGAAGATAAGCCTGAGATGGACTCTCCTTTCTCCATTATAGAAATTTATGCTGACCGCGTTGAGTTCAAAGACGCAACCCCCATCGTGGGCATGGACAACTATCCTGCACACGAAGAACTCAAGAAAATGTACGGCGCTAAAGCTGTTACCGCTCTGGCAGGACCTGCCGGCGAACAGTGCCTCGCTGCTTCAACTATTCAGTTTTCCGATCCGCACCTGAACCCTGCCCGTTCTGCTGGCCGTGGTGGTATGGGTGCTGTTATGGGTTCCAAAAAGATCAAGGCCGTTGTTCTTGATCCTGAAGCAAAGGGCCGCGTCAAGCCCGTAGACGAAGAAGCCTTTAAAGTTGCCCGTAAGCGCTGGCTTGAAATTCTCATGGGTCATCCTGTAACCAGCGAAGGTCTGCCGGCTTTCGGTACTGCTATCCTTGTTAACATCATTAACGAAGCAGGAGCATTGCCTACCAAGAACTTCCGCTACGGCCGTTTTGACGATGTCGCGGATATCTCCGGTGAAAAGATCGCTGAAGTTATCGAATCCCGTGGTGGTAAGACTAAAGAAGGTTGTCACACCGGTTGTGTTATCCAGTGTTCCCAGCGTTACAATGACAAAGACGGTAACTACCTGACTTCCGGTTTTGAATATGAAACTGTCTGGGGTTTTGGCGCAAACTGCTTGATCAATGACATTGACGATATCGCAACCATGGACCGCATCTGCGATGAAAAAGGTATCGACACAATCGAAATGGGTTGTACCATGGCTGTTGCCATGGATGGCGGTATTCTCGAATGGGGCGACAGTAAGGCAGGTATAGAGCTGCTCAAAAAGGTCGGTTCCAGTGACGCAATGGGCCGTATTATTGGTAACGGTGCCGATTTCGCAGGTCAGGCTTTCGGTGTAGACCGCATCCCCACCGTTAAAGGTCAGGGTCTCCCCGCATATGATCCCCGCTCTGTAAAGGGTGTCGGCGTTACCTACGCAACTACTCCCATGGGCGGTGACCACACTGCCGGTTACGCTGTAGCCACAAACATCCTGAAAGTCGGTGGTGATGTTGATCCTCTTTCCAAAGAAGGTCAGATCGAACTTTCCAAAAACCTCCAGATCGCTACTGCAACCATTGACGGTCTAGGCCTCTGCCTGTTTGTAGCCTTCGCTGTTCTGGATACCGAAGATGCAGTTCAGTGCATGTGCGACCTCGTTGCAGCAACACATGGAATTGAATTTACTACTGATGACTTTATTGCTCTCGGCGTAAATACCCTGAAGGATGAGCTTGATTTCAACCGCAAAGCGGGTTTCACCAAGAGTGATGACCAGCTGCCCCGTTTCTTCAGCGAAGAAAAGCTTGAGCCTCACAACACAGTATGGGAATACACTGTCGAAGAACTTCAGGCTGCTAAAGTCTAA
- a CDS encoding universal stress protein, whose product MSVKTILWPTDLSRYSRESIDEVVSLSTLNNAKVIVLYSTVDLCSYFPAYGNYPDQDRLNDFRDWEIERARKALNKLCEEELRSCPLIEIKLTMGDPVKNILELAKKENVDLIVISSHGLGREKKSSPHDVIGSITDQVIKLSPVSVHVVKNK is encoded by the coding sequence ATGTCAGTTAAAACCATATTATGGCCGACCGATCTATCACGCTATTCGCGTGAATCAATAGATGAGGTAGTTTCCCTATCTACCCTCAACAACGCCAAGGTTATCGTATTATACTCCACTGTTGATCTTTGCTCTTACTTCCCTGCCTACGGCAACTACCCGGATCAGGACAGACTAAATGACTTTCGCGATTGGGAGATAGAAAGAGCCAGAAAAGCCCTCAACAAACTCTGTGAAGAAGAATTACGAAGTTGTCCACTGATTGAAATCAAACTGACAATGGGAGATCCGGTTAAAAATATACTTGAACTCGCTAAAAAGGAAAATGTAGATCTAATAGTCATTTCCAGCCACGGTCTAGGACGGGAAAAGAAAAGCTCTCCCCATGACGTAATCGGAAGCATAACCGATCAAGTCATCAAGCTGTCCCCTGTGTCTGTGCACGTAGTTAAGAACAAGTAA
- a CDS encoding 4Fe-4S binding protein yields MKKISPELVRDSIQFAMTLFCIWVGYRFYLFYQWMVGNSDIAVSKPGAVEGFLPISALLSLKQLFTKGIFDEVHPAGLTIFIAVLVISLLMRKGFCGYLCPVGFIHNLLNRIGRKIGGIVTVKGKVELALLIPKYIIMTSLLISVLFKMSGQELDAFIHSPYNFTAEARMMFFFIDISTTAALIVGTILLLGIFIPYFWCRFICPYGALLGLIAKASPLAIKRDEDKCISCGKCNKACPGGIAVDIKTTVNSAECVGCTQCINACPVDGCLSVTDRLSRIKLPWYVIAVGSLSILLIYYAAAKYTNHWDSPYPLQMLRKYYMMM; encoded by the coding sequence ATGAAAAAAATATCCCCAGAATTAGTGCGGGATTCTATCCAGTTTGCAATGACCTTGTTCTGCATCTGGGTGGGATACCGCTTTTATCTTTTCTACCAATGGATGGTCGGTAATTCCGACATAGCTGTCAGCAAACCGGGGGCAGTGGAAGGATTCCTGCCTATAAGCGCACTGCTATCCCTGAAACAACTGTTTACGAAAGGAATATTTGATGAAGTTCACCCGGCCGGATTAACCATCTTTATCGCTGTGCTGGTCATAAGCCTGCTCATGCGCAAGGGGTTCTGCGGCTACCTCTGTCCTGTCGGCTTTATTCACAACCTGCTCAATAGAATAGGACGCAAAATAGGCGGAATAGTTACAGTCAAAGGTAAAGTTGAACTGGCATTGCTCATTCCCAAGTATATTATCATGACCTCTCTCCTGATATCCGTCCTCTTCAAAATGAGCGGACAGGAACTGGATGCTTTCATTCATTCTCCGTACAACTTCACAGCCGAAGCACGAATGATGTTTTTCTTCATCGATATAAGTACCACTGCGGCCTTGATAGTCGGTACCATACTCTTACTGGGAATCTTCATACCTTACTTCTGGTGCCGCTTTATCTGCCCGTACGGAGCGTTGCTGGGACTTATTGCCAAGGCTTCCCCGTTAGCCATTAAACGTGATGAAGATAAATGCATAAGCTGCGGAAAATGCAACAAAGCATGCCCCGGAGGAATTGCGGTAGACATCAAAACAACAGTCAATTCCGCTGAATGTGTTGGATGCACCCAGTGTATCAACGCCTGCCCGGTAGACGGCTGCCTGAGTGTTACTGACCGCTTGAGCCGCATCAAGCTACCCTGGTACGTGATCGCTGTCGGATCATTGAGTATTCTGCTCATATATTACGCCGCTGCAAAATACACCAACCACTGGGACTCTCCTTACCCGCTGCAAATGCTGCGCAAATATTATATGATGATGTAA